In Zingiber officinale cultivar Zhangliang chromosome 1A, Zo_v1.1, whole genome shotgun sequence, a genomic segment contains:
- the LOC122038876 gene encoding annexin-like protein RJ4 gives MATLTVPEPVPSPAEDAESIHKAVHGWGTNEKTLINILAHRNATQRKQIQLAYEELYNESLTKKLESELKGNFEKAVYRWNFEPVEREAVMACIALRKSFNSHVIIEIACVNSPNELLAVKKAYQVKFRRSLEEDVAAHTVGDLRKLLFGLVSTYRYDGEDIDVKLAKSEAKILQEHIKDNELNHDEIIRILGTRSKAQIYATFNSYREEYGTSIEEALAGDSTDEYALALRAAVACIIDPHLYYVEALDAALEKSDEDTLTRIIVLHAEKDLGEIKDKFHKRKNVPLEHAVAKKTSGDYEAFLLALLGV, from the exons ATGGCGACGCTCACTGTTCCCGAGCCAGTTCCTTCCCCGGCTGAGGACGCCGAGAGCATCCACAAGGCCGTCCATG GATGGGGAACTAATGAGAAGACACTGATCAACATTTTAGCGCATAGAAATGCCACCCAAAGAAAGCAGATTCAGTTGGCTTACGAGGAATTGTACAACGAGAGTCTCACCAAAAAGCTTGAATCAGAACTGAAAGGAAACTTTGAG AAAGCTGTATACCGCTGGAATTTTGAGCCAGTCGAGAGAGAGGCCGTGATGGCTTGTATTGCTTTGAGGAAGAGTTTTAATTCTCATGTGATTATAGAAATTGCATGTGTCAACTCACCAAATGAGCTTCTAGCTGTGAAAAAGGCGTACCAAGTTAAATTTAGGCGCTCTCTGGAAGAAGATGTTGCTGCTCACACTGTTGGAGATTTGCGCAAG CTATTGTTTGGCCTCGTAAGCACATACCGCTATGACGGAGAGGATATTGATGTGAAGTTAGCGAAATCAGAAGCCAAAATTTTGCAAGAGCATATAAAGGATAATGAACTGAACCATGACGAAATCATAAGAATCTTGGGTACTAGAAGCAAGGCACAGATTTATGCCACTTTCAATAGCTATAGAGAAGAATATGGTACTTCAATTGAAGAG GCTTTGGCTGGTGATTCTACAGATGAATATGCACTGGCACTCCGAGCTGCGGTTGCTTGCATCATCGATCCCCACTTGTACTATGTTGAG GCTCTTGATGCTGCTCTCGAGAAATCAGATGAAGACACACTGACTCGCATTATCGTACTTCATGCTGAGAAAGATCTTGGGGAGATCAAAGACAAGTTTCATAAGAGGAAGAATGTTCCCCTTGAACATGCAGTGGCTAAGAAGACTTCTGGAGACTACGAGGCGTTTCTTCTCGCTTTGTTGGGTGTCTGA
- the LOC122038875 gene encoding uncharacterized protein LOC122038875: MTLKSVLRVLQDIFPQIDLRILRAVAVEFFQDVDGAVEFVLTDVLPIIDEPTEPPYDPCIAFDVLQPPNQVGGHSHVEGANEVNCHSDTAAETKNLLLSEPKTEFEMDLVTKHKNNAQAVPDMHLSLLSEPNTVVLEMDLVTKHSRNSQPDMLSLDVMLFGNSSDVNTLPMDEVLEAKMDEHKSNAHAGVHSLDLFSINSSHILYKDEMLDRELNQIGKSLETNFLQNSGTKCQFLDATSVQGHFNTNVDGTIRASECTSVVSSGAFQHIQDATECESETKNDLNSCCMHYEEQSFGSYNCEVKIKDKSICEDNNSLPAAFANVKKFPSTHEISQDLLCRISGVQCSPLSPDDFEVHESEHLSVNGVGVLPCDNKNLSAIDELQAKVATVEDTFNIDFLNGVLEAQNKNKTLASALNLANEMLREVKLHKERAVLAKREASTASQDVLEKVEELRHMITCARATNDKKAEDIRAETFSLAYQSSELLSQLNLISGEIEKYLSIVHKIHQTLDAQLVAAKEKQAEAEKEKLAKETLAHKILNEQEGIMDSLAKEASQIQKEAEKNAKLWDFLMDRGCTLDNLYGEIFDAFKDVLLLQDSVDGRMPNNTSKCSTFEKNILSGGTHHSVLNEKTTTIDEEAYRIDKKEHSDDDWEMVEDEAELMPSLIVLQIV, from the exons ATGACTCTCAAATCAGTGCTTCGTGTGCTGCAAGATATCTTCCCTCAG ATTGATCTTCGGATACTTCGGGCCGTTGCAGTAGAATTTTTTCAAGATGTTGATGGTGCAGTGGAGTTCGTTCTGACTGATGTCTTACCAATCATAGATGAACCAACGGAACCACCTTATGATCCTTGTATCGCTTTTGATGTCTTGCAGCCACCAAATC AAGTAGGTGGGCACTCACACGTTGAAGGTGCTAACGAGGTGAATTGTCATAGTGACACTGCTGCAGAAACCAAAAATCTTCTACTTTCTGAACCAAAAACTGAGTTTGAAATGGATCTTGTTACTAAGCACAAAAATAATGCTCAAGCAGTCCCAGATATGCACTTATCACTACTTTCTGAACCAAATACTGTAGTATTGGAAATGGATCTTGTTACTAAGCACAGCAGAAATAGTCAACCAGATATGCTCTCCTTGGATGTAATGCTCTTTGGTAATTCTTCTGATGTTAACACCCTCCCAATGGATGAAGTGTTGGAAGCAAAAATGGATGAGCACAAAAGTAATGCTCATGCAGGGGTTCACTCACTTGACTTATTCTCTAtaaattcttctcatattctatACAAGGATGAAATGCTGGACAGAGAACTGAATCAAATAGGTAAGTCGTTGGAAACAAACTTTTTGCAGAACTCTGGGACCAAGTGTCAGTTTCTGGATGCTACTAGTGTTCAAGGACATTTCAACACAAATGTGGATGGCACTATAAGAGCTTCAGAATGTACATCTGTAGTTTCATCTGGAGCCTTTCAACACATCCAAGATGCAACTGAGTGTGAATCAGAAACGAAGAATGATTTAAACAGCTGCTGTATGCATTATGAAGAACAGTCATTTGGATCATACAATTGTGAGGTGAAAATCAAAGATAAATCCATCTGTGAAGATAATAATTCACTGCCTGCTGCTTTTGCCAATGTTAAGAAATTCCCATCAACTCATGAAATTTCCCAAGATCTGTTATGTAGAATCTCAGGAGTTCAATGTAGTCCATTGTCCCCAGATGATTTTGAAGTACACGAATCTGAGCACCTAAGTGTGAATGGTGTTGGTGTGTTGCCTTGTGACAATAAGAATTTATCTGCTATTGATGAGCTCCAAGCAAAGGTGGCTACAGTAGAAGATACTTTCAACATAGACTTCCTTAACGGTGTTCTTGAAGCTCAAAACAAAAAT AAAACATTGGCATCTGCTCTGAATTTGGCAAATGAGATGTTGAGAGAGGTAAAGCTTCATAAAGAGAGAGCTGTGCTTGCTAAAAGAGAAGCCTCCACTGCCTCTCAAGATGTATTGGAAAAGGTGGAGGAGCTAAGACACATGATAACATGTGCAAGGGCCACAAATGACAAG AAAGCTGAAGATATCCGAGCTGAAACTTTTTCTCTAGCATATCAAAGTTCAGAGCTTCTATCTCAGCTTAATCTCATCTCAGGTGAAATAGAAAAGTACCTTTCTATTGTACACAAG ATTCATCAAACTCTAGATGCCCAGTTAGTGGCTGCCAAGGAAAAACAAGCAGaggccgagaaggagaagcttgcAAAGGAAACCTTGGCTCACAAAATTCTAAATGAGCAAGAGGGCATCATGGATAGCTTAGCAAAAGAAGCAAGCCAGATCCAGAAGGAAGCAGAGAAGAATGCCAAG TTGTGGGATTTCTTGATGGACCGTGGTTGCACTCTCGATAACCTATA TGGAGAAATATTTGATGCCTTCAAGGATGTATTGTTACTGCAAGATAGTGTTGATGGGCGCATGCCTAACAACACCTCAAAATGCTCCACTTTTGAGAAGAATATCTTGTCTGGAGGCACACATCATTCTGTGCTAAATGAGAAAACTACCACAATTGACGAGGAAGCTTACCGCATCGATAAGAAGGAGCATTCTGATGATGACTGGGAGATGGTGGAAGATGAGGCTGAGCTAATGCCTAGTTTGATCGTATTACAGATTGTATAA